The sequence below is a genomic window from Coffea arabica cultivar ET-39 chromosome 8e, Coffea Arabica ET-39 HiFi, whole genome shotgun sequence.
AGATTGAGCTGCATCTTGACAAACTAGATGGCACATGGACTGAACAATTCAAGAGCTTGGACTACATCATGTTTTCCAGTGGTGAATGGTATGCCAAATCAGCAATCTACTACAAGAACAACACAGTATTGGGATGCCATTACTGTCCTAAGAGAAACTTGACGGAACGTGGGTTTGATTTTGCTTATCGCGAGGTGCTCAGGAACTTTTTTGACTACATAACCGAGTCAGATCACAAGGGGATGATCTTTTTCAGGACCAGCACACCGGAGCATTTTGAGAACGGTGAATGGTTTAGCGGTGGAACCTGCAATAGAACTGAACCAGTGAAGGAAGGTGAGTTTCTGAGAAATGAGTTGAACAGGATTCTTCGAGATATTGAAATAGAAGAATTCAGGAATGCATCCACAAAAGCTTCTGAGAAAGGGGTGAATCTCAAACTTTTTGACGTAAATCCTCTCTCCTTGTTGAGGCCTGATGGACATCCAGGTCCATACAGATTCTTCCAACCATTTGCCAAGGACAAAAATGCAAAGATAATCAAAGACTGTCTACACTGGTGTTTGCCGGGCCCTATAGATACTTGGAACGATCTGTTAATGAAGATGGTGGTCAATGGCTGAGCGCACCTGATGTTGGCTTGCCGTTACGTTTGTCAAGAAAATGGTGGATCAAGTTTGCCTCTCCGCTCGATGAATATAAATGGTTTGAGATTCTTCAAACCTGAAATTGGTCAATGTTTGGGAGAGTTATAATTAGTCTGATAGATTAATTTTTTCTACACTAAATAGTGTGTAGAAATTCTTTGACACAAGTCGGCTTATATGTGAAGCATGTACGCAAGAAGAGGCTTTTATAGTTGAATAGAGAGATTTAAGTACGCTTCTGCATTTAGCCCACTCTTTGTAAGGAAATCTATCTTTACACCAAAAAATGATCCTAGTTTGAAAACCATCAAgtttatatttttatgattgttgctgattttttatttatttatttttttgtctccCTTTCTACTGGACTAAtggaaggaaacaaaaaaaaaaaaaaaaaaaaagaagaaggaaggcAAACATGACATAGCATAAAATGGAAGCCCCGAATCATCCATTGTACAGCATTGAAATACACCAACGGTCAAGCTTTTAAATTTGCACCAATGGGACTCGAACCTTTTCTTCGTTAACAacaattgatttgaatttgaaacaaGTAACCGTTGGAATCTGCATATAAAACAAAACCACTCTCGGGAGAAGCCACACTCACTGTTAGCaacgtctctctctctctctctgaaaccatccatggCTGCAATTGCAGAGATGCCTCTTGTTTCTGAACCGGCTCCCACGAAGAAAGGGAGATCCAGAAGAGCACTAAAGCAGAAAACCCCATCGTCCAGCGAGGCCAACATTGTGGCCGGAACTGTCCCTCAGCCATCTCCGGTTGCGCCACCATCTGAGAACTGTCCCACCAAAGAGAACCATGAAAGCCTCTCCTCACAGCTTTCGCCCCAGAAAAAATCAAAGAGAGGGGCTTCAAAGGCTTCCAAGCAACAACCAGAACTGTCCTTTGAGAAAGAATTGCTGGAAATGCAGGAAAGGTTTGAGAAACTGAGGCTTGAGAAACAGCAGACTGAGGAGCTCTTGAAGGTTAAAGAAGAAGCCCTGAAACAAAATGAGGAAGAGAAGGAGAAGCTGCATGTCGAACTCAAGAAGCTACAGAAAGTCAAGGAGTTTAAACCCACCATGGTTTGTTTTCTGTTGTGTCGTTTTGAATTCTTCTGCTTTTGGTTCTCATTTCTTGTTCTGATCGCCCCTTTAATTACGATTCACAAGATCTGATGAAAGGGTTGATTTTGTTATTTGCTTTCAAAAATTTGCGATTTTTAGGTTTTAATACAAAGAAAATATttggttgaaattttttttttttccaaatcgaAGTTGATGCCACTGCAAAGACAAAAGGAGACATTAGAAACAGTGGAAGCTGCAATTGTTATCTTATTTTAAAGTTCTCCATTCTGTTGAACCTTTTGTCAGACCTTACCCATGTTGCAAGCTTTGAAAGACAatgatcaagaaaagaaagggaagaagaagGCGGATCCTGCGACAAAGAGACCATCTCCTCCTTACGCCTTGTGGTGCAAAGATCAGTGGAATGAGGTGAATGCGCACTGAGGTTTCTTTAATTCCCGTTTTACCATGTTAAAGTATCGGATGACTTAGCTGGATAATTTTCTGATGTGATAATCTTTGGTTACGTAGGTGAAAAAAGCAAATCCGGAAGCAGATTTCAAGGAAATATCAACTCTGTTGGGGgcaaaatggaagacactcagCACAGAGGAGAAGAAACCTTACGAGGAGAGGTACCAAGAGGAGAAGGAAGCTTACTTGAAAATTGTTGGAATTGAGAAACGCGAGCACGAAGCAATGAAGCTTTTGGAGGAAGAGCAAAAACAGAAGACTGCCATGGAGTTGCTTGAACAATACATGCAGTTCAAACAGGAAGCagagaaagaaaataagaagaCTAACAAGCAAGTTCCAATTAAATTGCTTTTTTGTTTAATGCTATAATAAATTATAGATGGCCGAAAAAGATCCTTTAACTTCTATACTGATTTTGTCTGCTTTGATTTTCTGTATTTAGGAAGGAAAAAGATCCTTTAAAACCAAAGCAACCACTCACGGCTTTCTTCTTGTACTCGAATGAGCGACGCGCAACTTTGCTTGCAGAGAACAAAAATGTGTTGGAGGTGATTGATGAAATGCAGCTTGATTATATGCTTTGTTAATAAAAATTGTAGAattcttcattgagaaattggTGGGATATGTTATTAGGTGGCAAAGGTCTTAGGTGAAGAATGGAAGAACATGACGGAGAAGCAGAGAGCACCTTATGAGAAGGTATTACACCCCTGCCTAACATGCATACCTTTCTTCTAGATGCAGTCCTTCTGTTTGTTGGAGATTTGAGGGTTTTTGCGTATTGAAAAAATTCTGCAATGATATCTAGATTGCAAACAAGAACAAGGAGCAGTATTTGCTTGAAATTGAGCTCTACAAGCAGAGGAAAGAGGAAGAAGCTGCTTATCTCAAAAAGGAAGAGGAAGAGCTGATGAAACTTCAAAAGCAGGAAGCGTTGCAATtgctcaagaagaaagagaaagctGAGAACATTATTAAGGTTTGTGTTACATATATTATTTGTCATGTTGTCCCTCCCTGATTTATTTGAAGCACATGAAAACTTCTAAGccaatataaatatataaatatataattgagAGATGCATTGCTCATTAACAATttagaaaacaaaagagaagcgccaaaagaagaaggaagagaagGATGTTGATCCTAACAAGCCAAAGAAGCCAGCATCTTCATTCCTCCTATTCAGGTTACTACTCAGTCTGTCAACCAAACGATTGATAAAGAGTGTGATAGTTCTTTAACGACTCAATTGGAATGAACGCATTTTGTTCTATGATTTTTACTAATGCAGCAAAGAGGCCAGGAAGACTTTGTCGGAAGAAAGGCCTGGGATCAACAATTCCACCCTTAATGCCCTCATTTCGGTTAAGTGGAAGGTATATATTGTACACAAAGCCCCGCCCAGTATGTGTTCTTTAGCtgtatttattttatgtttaCCGGTTAGTTCAGggatttatttgtttaatttgcaaTCCTCATAGGAACTAAGTGAGGAAGAGAAACAAGTTTGGAATGAGAAAGCTGCAAAAGCTATGGAGGCATACAAGAAGGAGGTGGAAGAATACAACAAAAAATTGGTGGCAGAGAACCAGAAAAACTAGAACACAGACAGTCTGTGAGACATAGATAGTGTTGGTGCTGGTGTTCAACTTGTTCTGTTGAACATCTTAGATGCATGCTAATTGTTTCTTCTTCAAATGTATGTGTCTTTAGACTTTAATGGGTAATGGGTGCAGTCTGTGAGATATTTGTGCTTTTGGGAAATGTTTTCAACTGCTGACAATTGAACAATCAGGTAGGAGGAGAAGTATGGTAGTTGGGTGGGTAATCTATGAGATACTTGTGCTTTTAGGAAATGTTTTCAATTGCTGACAATCAAATGAATGCTAGTACAAATTTGGTTGTGTCACGAAGGTTTTGACATTTCTTGGATTGCCAACTAGTCAATTTGCCTATTGTGTTGTTGTACTCGTGTAATAGGCCGTTGAAGGCTTTGCTGGTACAAATAGAGATAATTCAACTCCAACTGAGCTCCAAAAATAAACCATTCTTGGTTACTTCCGTTCAAATCTAGGGGTGACAATGGGCAGGATGATACGTTGCGCGCTTATCCGTTAGGGTTTGATTTTAATGAGGAGCTATCGATGGTAACCTGATAAAGTATAAATAGTAAGAGGATCCGATAACACATTTTCTATATAGTCCGATACTGTTTTTAATCTTATAACTCAATAAGATACAATTCTAACCCAACACAAATGAAGATAATTATGATTTAAAACAAAAGAATGTTGATTTAACCCTTCattaaatgttgaatttttcTCATGCAAACTCTATGACTTCAATACACACAGTGTGTTAACATGGTGTATGTATTGATTTTTGTTTGATAAAaggttacttttttttttctgaactaTTAAGTTTAGTGAGTAGGTAATCCGAACTTGCAAGTGAGATGGTTTTGTAATGGAAATAAAAACCCATGGAGTTAGCCGATAGGATTAAGCTTCTATCCCTAATTTCCTATCCAAATCTTCAATTGTAAGTGATTAATTTAGAACCATTCCTAAGGCTTTGCAAATATCCACAGAGTAATAAATAAGTCCCTCCAAGggaccccaaaaaaagaaaaataaaaatctccTAGACCTCCACTCATTACTAGGTCCAAGCGTACATATGTGGATAGTCATTTTCTAAAGACTAGGCCCAGTTGTGAATTTCCCATCTAACCCATTTCCCCATTTTTACACGCGTGCTCCGGAGTTCGTCTATTCTTTTCCTCCGGCGACCCATATATACCGCCACCTTGCCCTCCTTCCATGAATTATTCCTTTCTCGTCTCTTTGCCGCCCATTCTTGTGTTCAGAGTGATTGATTGTGGTATGTTCTCCGATTACAGTTAGCATTTTGAGAATCTAACTTAGAGCTTATTCACTTCAATCTTTGAAAGTTGCACCGCTAAAACCCTAGGTTTGGCACTAGTTAGGATTCGTTTGACTATTTGATGTATTTCTGTTGGATATCCTAATAATTCTTATGACTTTTATACGCTCGATTAAGTGTGATTTTCTTGCTCTAAAAGTTTGAGAATTAAACCGAGTTCTGGATCTTACTATTCTGCCAGCTGCATTTtaaattggttttgacttaatgaGATGTTTGCTTAATTTATGTTGCATGAATTTTGTGCTATTTATTATGTATTTGATTATGTTATATTTTTTATGCTTGTATAGGTGAATAGTTCGAATGCATTCTCTTTCTTTAGTTAAAATGATGTTTTTGCTTAACTGGGTTGTTGCCCTTGAGTTCATTGATGGTCAAAGCCTCCGCTTGTCGGATGCCACTAATCAGTAACCTACAGAAAATGTCGGAACGCTTTCCTTTTACATGGTAACCGTTGTTCTGAATATTGATCCTTTGGATTTAAAATTCATCTACAATTATTTTATATTGATTCTCTCATTTACGTAGGAGTACTTTTTTCTGATTTATATTGTTGCCTTGGGTTTTAACGCAGATCAATTAGTTGACACTTGTGATTTGATAACGTTTTTTGCTTTGTTAACACGGAATTAGCAGCTGAATTAATCCTACCAATATAAACAATGCACCCCCCCAAGGCAAACGCAACCCAGATTTCCCATGCTGTCAGTGACGgagtcagaaatttttttttgggggggccaaaattgaaattccattcaaagatgactaattcatatatatatatatatatatatatatcaactctcataatataaactaaaattgaaaaaatttagggggggccaattttattttacacacatatttacatattatgaattaaaattctcaaaacatggcccccctctgcccccccTTGGCTCCGTCATTGCATGCTGTCGTAGTACTATTattatgaaaaacttttagtagtgatttgttttatttgatttatatgGGCAAGGTCGTCAACACACAGGCAAAAAGCCCTGCCTGGTCTTCCTCTTCCTCATCCGAGGGAGTATGACTGAATTAGTATAAGGTACAATTTTTTaaagtatttttgttttttatttccaTCTTATCATTTTTTCCCATATACACTGCTTTGGGATTGCCGATTAGTTTATCCAATCCTAGTCTAGTTTCAATGTAGTTATTATTATTCTATTCAGATTTTATGTATTGAGTCAAGTTTAAATTTAACGGTTCTAAAAGTTCTGATTATGTTTAAGGGTTTTTTTCTAGGTTGTTGAAGTAGAGGGCAAAAGGAAGGTTTAAGGGTATTATGCCTCGTTACCATGGCGAGCCTCCTGGTGTTCGAGTTTATACAGTTTGCGATGAATCTAAGTACCTGGTTGTCAAGAATGTTCCAGCATTGGGTTGTGGTGATGAATTGTTGAGACTTTTCTCAACATATGGACAGATTGAAGAATGCAAACCAATGGATGCTGAAGATTGTGAGCCCTTTACCGATGTTTACTGGATTAAGTTTCATCAGGTTGACAATGCTAGGTTTGCTAAAAGGAAGTTGGATGAGTTTGTTTTTCTGGGGAACAGGCTGCAGGTTTCGTATGCACCTCATTTTGAGAGCTTGTCCGATACCAAGGAGAAATTAGAAGGGAGGAGAAATGAAGTTCTTGCACGGTTGAAACCTAGGAGCTCCAATGCCTCTGCAGCGTACGGTCATGGGCCATCAGCTAGAGATCAGTCATTGGGATTACAACAACGGGAATTTGGTGACTCCCATTACACTGCTAGAAGTGGAGGTTCTGCTTCCATGACTCATGTTTCTTCTGACAAGGAGTATTTCCCATTGGAATCTATGAATCAAACAGTTTGCCTGGTTAGAGAGAAACTTAATGAGATACAATCAAGCACTGACAATTCAGAGGTTCAGTCGTCTAAAAGACCACGTGTTGACAATAGGAGGAGAATCTAATATTCTTGAAAGAGTTCTGTCCTTTGTCCAAGCTCAGGTGATATCATGATGTGGGACAAATTTGTTTAATATTTACTTCTTTGGTAGGATCCTCGTGACTGCAGTAGAGATGTGAAATTGCATTTGGAGGTCAACATATGTAAATCTGCTGGCCCTCTTTAGGAAAAGGACAAAGGGCTGCAACAATTCTAAGTTGCTAAGGGCTTCAACCTTT
It includes:
- the LOC113703511 gene encoding uncharacterized protein, with the protein product MPRYHGEPPGVRVYTVCDESKYLVVKNVPALGCGDELLRLFSTYGQIEECKPMDAEDCEPFTDVYWIKFHQVDNARFAKRKLDEFVFLGNRLQVSYAPHFESLSDTKEKLEGRRNEVLARLKPRSSNASAAYGHGPSARDQSLGLQQREFGDSHYTARSGGSASMTHVSSDKEYFPLESMNQTVCLVREKLNEIQSSTDNSEVQSSKRPRVDNRRRI
- the LOC113702864 gene encoding high mobility group B protein 13-like; amino-acid sequence: MAAIAEMPLVSEPAPTKKGRSRRALKQKTPSSSEANIVAGTVPQPSPVAPPSENCPTKENHESLSSQLSPQKKSKRGASKASKQQPELSFEKELLEMQERFEKLRLEKQQTEELLKVKEEALKQNEEEKEKLHVELKKLQKVKEFKPTMTLPMLQALKDNDQEKKGKKKADPATKRPSPPYALWCKDQWNEVKKANPEADFKEISTLLGAKWKTLSTEEKKPYEERYQEEKEAYLKIVGIEKREHEAMKLLEEEQKQKTAMELLEQYMQFKQEAEKENKKTNKQEKDPLKPKQPLTAFFLYSNERRATLLAENKNVLEVAKVLGEEWKNMTEKQRAPYEKIANKNKEQYLLEIELYKQRKEEEAAYLKKEEEELMKLQKQEALQLLKKKEKAENIIKKTKEKRQKKKEEKDVDPNKPKKPASSFLLFSKEARKTLSEERPGINNSTLNALISVKWKELSEEEKQVWNEKAAKAMEAYKKEVEEYNKKLVAENQKN